A DNA window from Amycolatopsis sp. DSM 110486 contains the following coding sequences:
- a CDS encoding rhodanese-like domain-containing protein encodes MIEIIAIDTPSLGDRSYLVSDGTTAFVVDPQRDIDRVLDLAGARGLRITDVFETHIHNDYVTGGLALARAAGAAYHVNGADPVSFERTPVEDGDVIDVGAGMRVRAMATPGHTFTHLSYVLEAPGRSPAVFTGGSLLYGSTGRPDLLGPAHTGELVKRQYASAHRLAEVLPDEVEIYPTHGFGSFCSASQSEADRSTIGREKQVNPVLTQDERAYVDELLAGLDAYPAYYAHMAPANLAGPAAPDLTDPATADPVELRSRIEAGEWVVDLRSRTAFAAGHVVGTLNFGADGSFATYLGWLIPWGTALSLLGDTADQIGDAQRELARIGIDRIEAAASGTPEMWSGDAPLGSFPRAEFGELALVRHHRPVTVLDVRRDLEWAQDHIDGALHIPLHDLLDHLGEVPAGEVWVHCQAGYRASIAASVLAAAGHLVVAVDDGFDRAASAGLRMAAG; translated from the coding sequence ATGATCGAGATCATCGCCATCGACACACCGAGCCTCGGTGACCGCAGCTACCTCGTCAGCGACGGCACCACGGCGTTCGTGGTCGACCCGCAGCGCGACATCGACCGGGTCCTGGACCTGGCCGGAGCGCGTGGGTTGCGGATCACGGACGTGTTCGAGACCCACATCCACAACGACTACGTGACCGGCGGGCTCGCCCTCGCCCGCGCCGCCGGCGCGGCCTACCACGTCAACGGCGCGGACCCAGTCTCGTTCGAGCGCACGCCCGTCGAGGACGGCGACGTGATCGACGTCGGAGCAGGCATGCGCGTGCGGGCTATGGCCACCCCGGGACACACCTTCACCCACCTCTCGTACGTGCTGGAGGCGCCGGGCCGGAGCCCGGCGGTGTTCACCGGCGGTTCGCTGCTCTACGGCTCCACGGGCCGCCCCGACCTGCTGGGCCCGGCTCACACCGGTGAGCTGGTGAAGCGGCAGTACGCGTCGGCGCACCGGCTGGCCGAGGTGCTGCCGGACGAGGTCGAGATTTATCCCACGCACGGCTTCGGCAGCTTCTGCTCCGCCTCGCAGTCCGAAGCCGATCGGTCGACGATCGGCCGGGAGAAGCAAGTCAACCCGGTGCTCACCCAGGACGAGCGAGCCTATGTCGACGAACTACTGGCGGGGCTGGACGCCTATCCGGCGTATTACGCGCACATGGCTCCGGCGAACTTGGCCGGCCCCGCTGCGCCCGACCTGACCGATCCGGCGACTGCGGATCCGGTGGAACTCCGTTCGCGCATCGAGGCGGGGGAGTGGGTAGTGGATCTGCGGTCGCGGACCGCGTTCGCCGCAGGGCACGTGGTGGGCACCCTGAACTTCGGCGCCGACGGCAGTTTCGCGACCTACTTGGGCTGGCTCATTCCCTGGGGCACCGCGCTGAGCCTGCTCGGCGACACGGCGGACCAGATCGGCGACGCGCAGCGCGAGCTGGCCCGGATCGGCATCGACCGCATCGAGGCGGCAGCTTCCGGCACCCCGGAAATGTGGTCGGGTGACGCGCCGCTGGGGTCGTTCCCCCGGGCGGAATTCGGCGAGCTGGCCTTGGTGCGCCACCACCGGCCGGTGACGGTCCTCGATGTCCGGCGCGACCTGGAATGGGCGCAGGACCACATCGACGGCGCCCTGCACATCCCGCTGCACGACCTGCTGGACCACCTCGGCGAAGTGCCGGCCGGAGAAGTGTGGGTGCACTGCCAGGCCGGCTATCGCGCGTCGATCGCGGCCTCGGTCCTCGCCGCGGCCGGACACCTGGTTGTCGCGGTGGACGACGGGTTCGACCGGGCGGCATCGGCCGGGCTGCGCATGGCGGCCGGCTGA
- a CDS encoding metal-sensitive transcriptional regulator produces the protein MELNGDVVADVRKRLRRAQGQVGGVIQMMEDGRDCRDVIIQLAAVSRALDRAGFRLIASGLEQCLSDDSEQGAADREQLEKLFLTLA, from the coding sequence GTGGAGCTGAACGGAGACGTGGTCGCGGACGTGCGCAAGCGGCTGCGGCGGGCACAGGGGCAGGTTGGGGGCGTGATCCAGATGATGGAGGACGGCCGGGACTGCCGGGACGTCATCATCCAGCTCGCCGCGGTCTCCCGGGCGCTGGACCGGGCCGGGTTCCGGCTGATCGCCAGCGGGCTGGAGCAGTGCCTGTCTGATGATTCGGAGCAGGGTGCCGCCGATCGTGAGCAGCTGGAAAAGTTGTTCCTGACCCTGGCGTAA
- a CDS encoding SHOCT domain-containing protein, producing the protein MESQSQARTLINEEGSQRMDDYRWMTGWWWVWPVLIVVGLSVLVYLGVLLSRDRLSGSRRGGADGGAGYSARGVLDERYARGEIDEEEYRRRKAELQ; encoded by the coding sequence GTGGAGAGTCAGTCGCAGGCGCGCACCCTGATCAACGAAGAGGGGTCGCAGAGGATGGATGACTATCGCTGGATGACGGGCTGGTGGTGGGTTTGGCCTGTGTTGATCGTGGTCGGCCTGTCGGTTTTGGTTTATCTGGGGGTCCTGCTGTCGCGGGACAGGCTCAGCGGGTCCCGACGGGGAGGGGCTGACGGAGGTGCCGGCTACTCGGCGCGAGGTGTTCTCGACGAGCGCTACGCCCGGGGGGAGATCGACGAGGAGGAGTACCGACGCCGGAAGGCCGAGCTGCAGTGA
- a CDS encoding SHOCT domain-containing protein encodes MYWDGYGMSGWGLALMTIGNLVLWALVIVAIIALVRVLSRRSGPGDGDGERSTPEQVLAERFARGEIDEQTYRRDLETLRQLRHSTSGGS; translated from the coding sequence ATGTACTGGGACGGATACGGAATGAGCGGCTGGGGCCTCGCGCTCATGACCATCGGCAACCTGGTGTTGTGGGCGCTGGTGATCGTCGCGATCATCGCCCTGGTCCGCGTCCTCAGCCGCAGGTCCGGCCCCGGTGACGGTGACGGTGAACGGTCGACCCCGGAACAGGTGCTGGCCGAGCGGTTCGCGCGCGGCGAGATCGACGAGCAGACCTATCGGCGCGACCTCGAGACGCTGCGTCAGCTCCGCCACTCCACGTCCGGCGGCTCCTGA
- a CDS encoding sulfite exporter TauE/SafE family protein codes for MTVLLTAVFGLVVGAALGVLGAGGSILAIPALVYGVGLPLSSAIPTSLVVVAVSAAGGLVSRWRSKVIRWPVALVFAVASVPGAFAGTALGKLIPDRWLLVAFAGLMTMVGVRMLTAAPAPDGACRTSGGGVNWRSCVPKALTVGAVVGLLTGLFGVGGGFVIIPALTMLLGLTAPEAVATSLVVIVLTSLSGLAAHATTLPDLDYRVASVFATVALLASVAAGRFGNRLPGRTVRRMFAYLVLAVAVGVVAAAVFTPAALRGG; via the coding sequence ATGACGGTGCTGCTGACCGCGGTGTTCGGCCTGGTTGTCGGCGCGGCCCTGGGCGTGCTCGGCGCGGGCGGCTCCATCCTGGCGATCCCGGCCTTGGTCTACGGGGTCGGGTTGCCGCTCAGCTCGGCGATCCCGACGTCGCTGGTGGTCGTGGCCGTGTCCGCGGCGGGTGGCCTGGTGTCCCGCTGGCGGTCGAAGGTGATCCGCTGGCCCGTCGCGCTCGTCTTCGCCGTGGCGAGCGTCCCCGGCGCGTTCGCCGGCACGGCGCTGGGGAAGTTGATTCCGGACCGATGGCTGCTGGTCGCCTTCGCTGGTCTGATGACGATGGTTGGGGTGCGGATGCTCACCGCAGCCCCGGCGCCGGACGGCGCCTGCCGGACCAGTGGCGGCGGGGTGAACTGGCGCAGCTGTGTGCCCAAGGCTTTGACCGTCGGCGCGGTCGTCGGGCTGCTCACCGGCCTGTTCGGAGTCGGCGGCGGGTTCGTCATCATCCCCGCACTGACGATGCTGCTGGGGCTCACCGCGCCGGAGGCCGTCGCGACCTCGCTGGTCGTCATCGTGCTCACTTCGCTGAGCGGGCTGGCCGCCCACGCGACCACCCTGCCCGACCTCGACTACCGCGTCGCCTCGGTGTTCGCCACAGTCGCCCTGCTGGCGTCCGTGGCAGCCGGGCGCTTCGGCAACCGGCTTCCGGGACGAACGGTGCGGCGCATGTTTGCCTACCTGGTCCTGGCGGTGGCCGTCGGAGTGGTGGCAGCGGCCGTGTTCACCCCCGCCGCACTGCGCGGCGGGTGA
- a CDS encoding multicopper oxidase family protein: MELSSRAGVLPVQLTAAPGVRLAGRDTAGLGFNGTSPGPTLRVRPGDLLRIRLVNRVGQATNLHTHGLHVSPQGNSDNPFLRIESGTSFDYEIRVPDDHPPGTFWYHPHHHGTVADQIFAGLAGALLVDGGPALATRERVLLVTDTTLDAAGRVAAVSVMGRMMGREGTLVLVNGQHQPVIAAAAGAVQRWRVINGCTSRVLALRLQGHQLTQAAFDGRFLPAPTARDLVVLAPGNRADLLIQPTTPGQYSLVSDAYDRGSIMGGGSVTSSQVVLGTLDVAGPEAASPTLPATLPAPPMPAGPIVRQRQLTFGMGAGMGGMGTGGEMMSFTIDGRRYDPTRDDQTIRLGTTEDWTVINTSPMVHPFHLHVWPMHVVGDSTGTAPIGRQQDVVVVPARGWVRLRIAFADYPGRSVYHCHILDHEDVGMMATAHVQS, translated from the coding sequence GTGGAGTTGAGCAGCCGGGCCGGTGTTTTGCCGGTGCAGCTGACGGCAGCACCGGGAGTGCGTCTGGCTGGTCGTGACACCGCGGGGTTGGGGTTCAATGGCACGTCACCGGGCCCGACGCTGCGGGTGCGGCCGGGGGACCTGCTGCGCATCCGGCTGGTCAACCGGGTGGGTCAAGCGACCAACCTGCACACCCACGGCCTGCATGTCTCCCCGCAGGGCAACAGCGACAACCCGTTCCTGAGGATCGAATCGGGGACCAGTTTCGACTACGAGATTCGTGTTCCGGACGATCACCCGCCTGGGACGTTCTGGTACCACCCGCATCACCACGGCACCGTGGCTGATCAGATCTTCGCCGGTCTCGCCGGGGCGCTGCTGGTCGACGGCGGTCCTGCGCTTGCCACACGGGAGCGGGTCCTGCTGGTCACCGACACCACTTTGGACGCCGCGGGCCGGGTGGCGGCGGTGAGCGTCATGGGCAGGATGATGGGCCGCGAGGGCACGTTGGTGCTGGTCAACGGCCAGCATCAACCCGTCATCGCGGCCGCGGCCGGGGCCGTGCAACGGTGGCGGGTCATCAACGGCTGCACCTCCCGCGTACTGGCCCTGCGACTACAGGGCCACCAGCTCACCCAGGCGGCCTTCGATGGCCGATTCTTGCCGGCCCCCACAGCGCGGGATCTCGTGGTGCTGGCACCGGGCAACCGCGCCGATCTCCTCATCCAGCCCACCACACCCGGCCAGTACTCCCTGGTCAGCGACGCTTATGACCGGGGCAGCATCATGGGCGGCGGCTCGGTCACCAGCAGCCAGGTTGTCCTGGGCACCCTGGACGTCGCCGGGCCCGAGGCGGCGTCACCGACGCTGCCCGCCACACTGCCGGCCCCACCCATGCCGGCAGGCCCGATCGTGCGCCAGCGTCAACTCACCTTCGGCATGGGTGCGGGTATGGGTGGCATGGGCACGGGCGGAGAGATGATGAGCTTCACCATCGACGGGCGCAGGTACGATCCGACCCGGGATGATCAAACGATTCGACTCGGCACCACCGAAGACTGGACGGTCATCAACACCAGCCCCATGGTCCACCCGTTTCACCTGCACGTCTGGCCCATGCACGTCGTGGGCGACAGCACCGGCACGGCTCCGATCGGGAGACAACAAGATGTCGTCGTCGTTCCCGCCCGTGGCTGGGTGCGTCTGCGCATCGCATTCGCCGACTACCCCGGCCGCAGCGTCTACCACTGCCACATCCTCGACCACGAAGATGTCGGCATGATGGCCACCGCCCACGTCCAGAGCTAG